One Rosa chinensis cultivar Old Blush chromosome 3, RchiOBHm-V2, whole genome shotgun sequence DNA window includes the following coding sequences:
- the LOC112192654 gene encoding interactor of constitutive active ROPs 2, chloroplastic isoform X2: MQTPKAKSGSLEVPQRKSPATPKTAKTSGSNPDSVSSPNMATRTPKGSPKVTERRSPRSPVSERKLPKRVSELESQLSQLQEDLKRAKDQLNSSESAKRRCQKEAEEAKNQLLAMSAKLEESEQQLQEISSSEDARIQELRQLSQDRDRAWESELQAVQQQRSMDSTALASAINEIQKLKGQVEMVADSEATQRRHAESADAEIQTLRMELSETLSLVEKLKTELSDCKESEARAVELIDSTRMQLERANATIESLQLDRTKGSEYCNTLSLELEQSKDRIKSLESLVSKLQAEVAISNSNQLVNSSGNISKLSQGDDQTEETVQLKEELNCLKYEASQLRSALEAAEMRYQEEYIQSTLQIRSAYDEVESTKSESCQREAELASELKQARAHVEDLSTQLMDKENQLQSISEENDRLSLQIEKNLSSEGESELATELKKSETAVVELKASLMDKETELQNIAEENEMLKIELKNKEMERNNVNDDAVVSAEGEAEREAVIKVGHLTEEADKSTQRAARATEQLDAAQAANSELEAELRRLKVQSDQWRKAAEAAAAILSTGNNGKFVERTGSLESHYNPLSSPYSEDLDDDSPKKKNVTMLKKIGVLWKKGQK, encoded by the exons ATGCAGACTCCAAAAGCAAA AAGTGGCTCTTTGGAAGTGCCTCAAAGAAAATCTCCAGCAACACCTAAAACTGCCAAGACATCTGGATCAAATCCTGATTCAGTATCCTCTCCGAATATGGCAACTAGGACCCCAAAAGGAAGTCCAAAAGTCACTGAACGCAGGTCGCCACGAAGTCCAGTATCCGAG AGGAAGCTGCCAAAAAGAGTGTCAGAATTGGAATCACAACTTTCTCAGTTGCAAGAGGATCTGAAGAGGGCAAAGGACCAGTTAAACTCATCTGAGTCAGCGAAGAGGCGATGCCAGAAGGAGGCTGAAGAAGCCAAGAACCAGCTATTAGCAATGTCTGCAAAGCTTGAAGAGTCTGAACAGCAACTGCAGgaaatttcttcttctgaagatgcTCGTATTCAAGAGCTCCGTCAACTTTCTCAGGATCGAGATAGAGCATGGGAATCTGAACTTCAGGCTGTTCAACAGCAGCGTTCGATGGATTCCACTGCCTTGGCTTCTGCCATTAATGAAATTCAGAAGCTAAAGGGTCAGGTGGAAATGGTGGCGGACTCTGAAGCCACCCAGAGGAGGCATGCAGAGTCAGCAGACGCTGAGATCCAGACCTTGAGAATGGAACTTTCTGAAACTCTCTCCCTGGTTGAGAAATTGAAAACTGAGCTAAGTGATTGCAAAGAATCTGAAGCCAGGGCCGTAGAACTTATAGACAGTACTCGTATGCAATTGGAGAGGGCAAATGCAACCATAGAATCGCTCCAATTGGATAGGACCAAAGGGTCAGAGTACTGCAACACTTTATCATTGGAGTTGGAGCAGTCTAAAGATCGCATTAAATCACTGGAGAGTCTTGTGAGCAAACTACAGGCAGAAGTTGCTATTAGTAACAGCAATCAATTGGTAAACTCTTCAGGCAATATTTCAAAACTTTCTCAGGGAGATGACCAAACTGAAGAAACAGTACAGTTAAAAGAAGAGCTGAATTGTTTGAAATATGAAGCGAGTCAATTGAGGTCTGCATTAGAAGCGGCTGAGATGAGGTACCAAGAAGAATATATTCAGAGCACGCTGCAGATTAGAAGTGCATATGATGAAGTTGAATCTACAAAATCTGAATCATGTCAGAGGGAAGCTGAATTGGCATCAGAACTGAAGCAAGCAAGGGCTCATGTTGAAGACTTGAGCACTCAGCTGATGGATAAAGAAAATCAATTGCAGAGTATATCGGAGGAAAATGACAGGTTGAGCTtgcaaattgagaaaaatcTATCAAGTGAAGGGGAATCTGAACTTGCAACGGAGCTGAAGAA GTCGGAAACCGCAGTGGTAGAGTTGAAGGCCAGTTTGATGGATAAGGAGACAGAATTGCAGAACATCGCTGAGGAAAATGAAATGCTGAAGATTGAACTTAAAAACAAGGAAATGGAGAGGAACAATGTCAATGACGACGCTGTTGTTTCAGCTGAAGGGGAGGCAGAGCGAGAGGCTGTAATAAAGGTTGGCCATTTAACTGAAGAAGCTGATAAAAGTACACAGAGAGCAGCACGAGCGACTGAGCAGCTGGATGCAGCACAGGCTGCAAATTCTGAATTGGAGGCTGAGTTAAGGAGGTTAAAGGTGCAGTCAGATCAGTGGAGGAAGGCCGCTGAGGCGGCTGCTGCTATTCTTTCAACAGGAAACAACGGGAAGTTTGTGGAGAGAACAGGTTCCCTTGAAAGCCACTACAATCCCCTGAGTTCACCTTATTCAGAAGACTTGGACGATGACtcgccaaagaagaaaaatgtgaCCATGTTGAAGAAGATTGGTGTTCTATGGAAGAAGGGCCAAAAGTAG
- the LOC112192654 gene encoding interactor of constitutive active ROPs 2, chloroplastic isoform X3: MQTPKAKSGSLEVPQRKSPATPKTAKTSGSNPDSVSSPNMATRTPKGSPKVTERRSPRSPVSERKLPKRVSELESQLSQLQEDLKRAKDQLNSSESAKRRCQKEAEEAKNQLLAMSAKLEESEQQLQEISSSEDARIQELRQLSQDRDRAWESELQAVQQQRSMDSTALASAINEIQKLKGQVEMVADSEATQRRHAESADAEIQTLRMELSETLSLVEKLKTELSDCKESEARAVELIDSTRMQLERANATIESLQLDRTKGSEYCNTLSLELEQSKDRIKSLESLVSKLQAEVAISNSNQLVNSSGNISKLSQGDDQTEETVQLKEELNCLKYEASQLRSALEAAEMRYQEEYIQSTLQIRSAYDEVESTKSESCQREAELASELKQARAHVEDLSTQLMDKENQLQSISEENDRLSLQIEKNLSSEGESELATELKKSETAVVELKASLMDKETELQNIAEENEMLKIELKNKEMERNNVNDDAVVSAEGEAEREAVIKVGHLTEEADKSTQRAARATEQLDAAQAANSELEAELRRLKVQSDQWRKAAEAAAAILSTGNNGKFVERTGSLESHYNPLSSPYSEDLDDDSPKKKNVTMLKKIGVLWKKGQK; the protein is encoded by the exons ATGCAGACTCCAAAAGCAAA AAGTGGCTCTTTGGAAGTGCCTCAAAGAAAATCTCCAGCAACACCTAAAACTGCCAAGACATCTGGATCAAATCCTGATTCAGTATCCTCTCCGAATATGGCAACTAGGACCCCAAAAGGAAGTCCAAAAGTCACTGAACGCAGGTCGCCACGAAGTCCAGTATCCGAG AGGAAGCTGCCAAAAAGAGTGTCAGAATTGGAATCACAACTTTCTCAGTTGCAAGAGGATCTGAAGAGGGCAAAGGACCAGTTAAACTCATCTGAGTCAGCGAAGAGGCGATGCCAGAAGGAGGCTGAAGAAGCCAAGAACCAGCTATTAGCAATGTCTGCAAAGCTTGAAGAGTCTGAACAGCAACTGCAGgaaatttcttcttctgaagatgcTCGTATTCAAGAGCTCCGTCAACTTTCTCAGGATCGAGATAGAGCATGGGAATCTGAACTTCAGGCTGTTCAACAGCAGCGTTCGATGGATTCCACTGCCTTGGCTTCTGCCATTAATGAAATTCAGAAGCTAAAGGGTCAGGTGGAAATGGTGGCGGACTCTGAAGCCACCCAGAGGAGGCATGCAGAGTCAGCAGACGCTGAGATCCAGACCTTGAGAATGGAACTTTCTGAAACTCTCTCCCTGGTTGAGAAATTGAAAACTGAGCTAAGTGATTGCAAAGAATCTGAAGCCAGGGCCGTAGAACTTATAGACAGTACTCGTATGCAATTGGAGAGGGCAAATGCAACCATAGAATCGCTCCAATTGGATAGGACCAAAGGGTCAGAGTACTGCAACACTTTATCATTGGAGTTGGAGCAGTCTAAAGATCGCATTAAATCACTGGAGAGTCTTGTGAGCAAACTACAGGCAGAAGTTGCTATTAGTAACAGCAATCAATTGGTAAACTCTTCAGGCAATATTTCAAAACTTTCTCAGGGAGATGACCAAACTGAAGAAACAGTACAGTTAAAAGAAGAGCTGAATTGTTTGAAATATGAAGCGAGTCAATTGAGGTCTGCATTAGAAGCGGCTGAGATGAGGTACCAAGAAGAATATATTCAGAGCACGCTGCAGATTAGAAGTGCATATGATGAAGTTGAATCTACAAAATCTGAATCATGTCAGAGGGAAGCTGAATTGGCATCAGAACTGAAGCAAGCAAGGGCTCATGTTGAAGACTTGAGCACTCAGCTGATGGATAAAGAAAATCAATTGCAGAGTATATCGGAGGAAAATGACAGGTTGAGCTtgcaaattgagaaaaatcTATCAAGTGAAGGGGAATCTGAACTTGCAACGGAGCTGAAGAAGTCGGAAACCGCAGTGGTAGAGTTGAAG GCCAGTTTGATGGATAAGGAGACAGAATTGCAGAACATCGCTGAGGAAAATGAAATGCTGAAGATTGAACTTAAAAACAAGGAAATGGAGAGGAACAATGTCAATGACGACGCTGTTGTTTCAGCTGAAGGGGAGGCAGAGCGAGAGGCTGTAATAAAGGTTGGCCATTTAACTGAAGAAGCTGATAAAAGTACACAGAGAGCAGCACGAGCGACTGAGCAGCTGGATGCAGCACAGGCTGCAAATTCTGAATTGGAGGCTGAGTTAAGGAGGTTAAAGGTGCAGTCAGATCAGTGGAGGAAGGCCGCTGAGGCGGCTGCTGCTATTCTTTCAACAGGAAACAACGGGAAGTTTGTGGAGAGAACAGGTTCCCTTGAAAGCCACTACAATCCCCTGAGTTCACCTTATTCAGAAGACTTGGACGATGACtcgccaaagaagaaaaatgtgaCCATGTTGAAGAAGATTGGTGTTCTATGGAAGAAGGGCCAAAAGTAG
- the LOC112192654 gene encoding interactor of constitutive active ROPs 2, chloroplastic isoform X1, whose product MQTPKAKSGSLEVPQRKSPATPKTAKTSGSNPDSVSSPNMATRTPKGSPKVTERRSPRSPVSERKLPKRVSELESQLSQLQEDLKRAKDQLNSSESAKRRCQKEAEEAKNQLLAMSAKLEESEQQLQEISSSEDARIQELRQLSQDRDRAWESELQAVQQQRSMDSTALASAINEIQKLKGQVEMVADSEATQRRHAESADAEIQTLRMELSETLSLVEKLKTELSDCKESEARAVELIDSTRMQLERANATIESLQLDRTKGSEYCNTLSLELEQSKDRIKSLESLVSKLQAEVAISNSNQLVNSSGNISKLSQGDDQTEETVQLKEELNCLKYEASQLRSALEAAEMRYQEEYIQSTLQIRSAYDEVESTKSESCQREAELASELKQARAHVEDLSTQLMDKENQLQSISEENDRLSLQIEKNLSSEGESELATELKKSETAVVELKASLMDKETELQNIAEENEMLKIELKNKEMERNNVNDDAVVSAEGEAEREAVIKVGHLTEEADKSTQRAARATEQLDAAQAANSELEAELRRLKVQSDQWRKAAEAAAAILSTGNNGKFVERTGSLESHYNPLSSPYSEDLDDDSPKKKNVTMLKKIGVLWKKGQK is encoded by the exons ATGCAGACTCCAAAAGCAAA AAGTGGCTCTTTGGAAGTGCCTCAAAGAAAATCTCCAGCAACACCTAAAACTGCCAAGACATCTGGATCAAATCCTGATTCAGTATCCTCTCCGAATATGGCAACTAGGACCCCAAAAGGAAGTCCAAAAGTCACTGAACGCAGGTCGCCACGAAGTCCAGTATCCGAG AGGAAGCTGCCAAAAAGAGTGTCAGAATTGGAATCACAACTTTCTCAGTTGCAAGAGGATCTGAAGAGGGCAAAGGACCAGTTAAACTCATCTGAGTCAGCGAAGAGGCGATGCCAGAAGGAGGCTGAAGAAGCCAAGAACCAGCTATTAGCAATGTCTGCAAAGCTTGAAGAGTCTGAACAGCAACTGCAGgaaatttcttcttctgaagatgcTCGTATTCAAGAGCTCCGTCAACTTTCTCAGGATCGAGATAGAGCATGGGAATCTGAACTTCAGGCTGTTCAACAGCAGCGTTCGATGGATTCCACTGCCTTGGCTTCTGCCATTAATGAAATTCAGAAGCTAAAGGGTCAGGTGGAAATGGTGGCGGACTCTGAAGCCACCCAGAGGAGGCATGCAGAGTCAGCAGACGCTGAGATCCAGACCTTGAGAATGGAACTTTCTGAAACTCTCTCCCTGGTTGAGAAATTGAAAACTGAGCTAAGTGATTGCAAAGAATCTGAAGCCAGGGCCGTAGAACTTATAGACAGTACTCGTATGCAATTGGAGAGGGCAAATGCAACCATAGAATCGCTCCAATTGGATAGGACCAAAGGGTCAGAGTACTGCAACACTTTATCATTGGAGTTGGAGCAGTCTAAAGATCGCATTAAATCACTGGAGAGTCTTGTGAGCAAACTACAGGCAGAAGTTGCTATTAGTAACAGCAATCAATTGGTAAACTCTTCAGGCAATATTTCAAAACTTTCTCAGGGAGATGACCAAACTGAAGAAACAGTACAGTTAAAAGAAGAGCTGAATTGTTTGAAATATGAAGCGAGTCAATTGAGGTCTGCATTAGAAGCGGCTGAGATGAGGTACCAAGAAGAATATATTCAGAGCACGCTGCAGATTAGAAGTGCATATGATGAAGTTGAATCTACAAAATCTGAATCATGTCAGAGGGAAGCTGAATTGGCATCAGAACTGAAGCAAGCAAGGGCTCATGTTGAAGACTTGAGCACTCAGCTGATGGATAAAGAAAATCAATTGCAGAGTATATCGGAGGAAAATGACAGGTTGAGCTtgcaaattgagaaaaatcTATCAAGTGAAGGGGAATCTGAACTTGCAACGGAGCTGAAGAAGTCGGAAACCGCAGTGGTAGAGTTGAAGGCCAGTTTGATGGATAAGGAGACAGAATTGCAGAACATCGCTGAGGAAAATGAAATGCTGAAGATTGAACTTAAAAACAAGGAAATGGAGAGGAACAATGTCAATGACGACGCTGTTGTTTCAGCTGAAGGGGAGGCAGAGCGAGAGGCTGTAATAAAGGTTGGCCATTTAACTGAAGAAGCTGATAAAAGTACACAGAGAGCAGCACGAGCGACTGAGCAGCTGGATGCAGCACAGGCTGCAAATTCTGAATTGGAGGCTGAGTTAAGGAGGTTAAAGGTGCAGTCAGATCAGTGGAGGAAGGCCGCTGAGGCGGCTGCTGCTATTCTTTCAACAGGAAACAACGGGAAGTTTGTGGAGAGAACAGGTTCTCTTGAAAGCCACTACAATCCCCTGAGTTCACCTTATTCAGAAGACTTGGACGATGACtcgccaaagaagaaaaatgtgaCCATGTTGAAGAAGATTGGTGTTCTATGGAAGAAGGGCCAAAAGTAG